The genomic region CGCGGCTACCAGGTGCTCAGCGCCGCGGCCCGCGGCGAGGCCCCCAGCCAGATCGCCCTGGCCCAGCAACTCGGCGTCGACCGCACCGTCATGACCTACCTGCTGGACGACCTGGAACGCGCCGGCTTCGTCGAACGCCGCCCCGACCCCGCCGACCGCCGCTCCCGCCAGATCGTCATCACCGCCCCAGGCCAACAAGAACTCTGCCGCCTGGAACGCAAACTCAACGCGGTCGAAGACACCGTCCTAACCCCCCTCACCCCCACCGAACGCGAAACCCTCCGCGACATGCTGTCCCGCCTGGCCGCCTACGCCGGCGACGTCCCCAACGCCTGCCAACTCGCCGAACACACCCTCACCGACCCTTCCAAACCCACCGGCTCCTGCTGACCCACCCGGCCGCGCTGGTTTTGGCCCTCGGAAGCGGCCCCGCTATGCTCGGCTAGTCGCTTGACCAGCACGTTCGCCGCAGCGGCCGCGCCACCCAAGCCGAAGATCAGGACGAGAAGCAACCTTTTCGGCCGGAAAAGCGTTCCGCAGAGGAAGCGGCGGGCGGGGCGGGGAACACGCGGGCCGGGCCCGGGTCACACGGGTCCGAAGAAGCGGTGTGGCGGCCGGGCGAGCAAGCGGTGTGACGGGCCGGGACGAGCAGGCGGTATGGCGCGGCCGGGGCGAGCAAGAGGTGTGGCCGGGACGAGCAAGAGGCGTGGCGGTGGCGGCCGGGGCGAGGCAGGTCGGCACCGGCAGATCGGCCCTGGGCGGCCCTGGTGGATCGGCATCGCTGAGGCCGGCCGGCACCGGGCAGGACGGGCGTCGACGACTCGCGGCCCAGCGGTTCGCGTTGCGATCCAGCGGTTCGCGTTGCGGCCCGGCGGTTCGCGTGCGCGCTGGTTCGCGGGGTCACAGGTGTTCGCGGCCCCAGGCGCCGAGGGGGCGGAGTGCCTCGTTGAGGGCGATGCCGCGCGGCGTCAGCGAGTACTCGACGTGCGGCACCGGTCCGGGGCGGGCGTGCCGGTCGATGATCCCGTCGGCGATCAGCTCGCGGAGTTGGTCGGTGAGCACCTTCTCGCTGACGCCGGGCACCAATCGCCGGAGTTCGCCGTAGCGCTGCGGCTGCTGGCCGAGGGCCCACAGGATGAGGACCTTCCACTTGCCGCTGATGACCTCCATCGCGGCGTCCAGGCCGCAGTGGGTCGGGCGGGTTCGGACGCTCATGTGCGCACCCCCAATCGAGGCCAGGATAACGCCGTGGGGCACGCACTTTGATGTGCGTACTTGAGGTGAATTGCGGGGCGGCCTAGGTTGAAAATGTGATTACAGTGCTGGGACTTGGTCGTATGGGGTCGGCGATTGCCGGGGCTTTCGTGAAATCCGGGTATTCGACGACGGTGTGGAATCGATCCGGTGGCAAAGCTGAGCCGCTGGTCGCGCGGGGTGCGGAACGTGCGGGAAGTGTGGCTGACGCGGTGACCGCCAGCGACATTCTGGTGGTGTGCGTCCTCGACTACGCCGCGCTGTACGAGGTGCTCGATCCGGTGCGCGGGCAGTTGGCCGGGAAGGTTCTGGTGAACCTCACCTCCGGTCTGCCCAGCGAGGCGCGGGCTGCCTCGGACTGGGCGCGGGAGTGTGGTCTGCGATATCTGGACGGCGCGGTGCTGGCCGTGCCGCCGGCGGTGGGGCAGCCGCAGACTCAATTGTTCTATGCCGGTGACCAGCAGGTTTTTCGCGAATGCGAGCCGCTGCTCGGTGCGTTGGGCAGCAGTGTGTACTTCGGCGCGGACCCGGGCAGCGCGGCCAACTTCGACCTCGCTCTGCTCGGCATTCTGTGGGCCACCCTGACCAGCGCGCTCCAGGGTTTCGCGCTGGTTGGCTCGGGGAAGCGGCTGTTGCCGTTCGCGGAGTCGTGGCTGACCAATGTGGTGCTGCCCAGTATTCGA from Crossiella sp. CA-258035 harbors:
- a CDS encoding NAD(P)-binding domain-containing protein, which gives rise to MITVLGLGRMGSAIAGAFVKSGYSTTVWNRSGGKAEPLVARGAERAGSVADAVTASDILVVCVLDYAALYEVLDPVRGQLAGKVLVNLTSGLPSEARAASDWARECGLRYLDGAVLAVPPAVGQPQTQLFYAGDQQVFRECEPLLGALGSSVYFGADPGSAANFDLALLGILWATLTSALQGFALVGSGKRLLPFAESWLTNVVLPSIRGAARQVDSGEYGNSVSTVSLNAAGLAKMVEAGREQGIAIDLMVPVKEFLDKRVAQGFGADSLASMFEVIRNPGAPTGAPPPGEPAPRR
- a CDS encoding helix-turn-helix domain-containing protein; translation: MSVRTRPTHCGLDAAMEVISGKWKVLILWALGQQPQRYGELRRLVPGVSEKVLTDQLRELIADGIIDRHARPGPVPHVEYSLTPRGIALNEALRPLGAWGREHL
- a CDS encoding MarR family winged helix-turn-helix transcriptional regulator, whose amino-acid sequence is MTRNHHRPAQFDFGLALSAVVRGYFKAADRAVDDLPGGPRGYQVLSAAARGEAPSQIALAQQLGVDRTVMTYLLDDLERAGFVERRPDPADRRSRQIVITAPGQQELCRLERKLNAVEDTVLTPLTPTERETLRDMLSRLAAYAGDVPNACQLAEHTLTDPSKPTGSC